One Drosophila santomea strain STO CAGO 1482 chromosome X, Prin_Dsan_1.1, whole genome shotgun sequence DNA segment encodes these proteins:
- the LOC120455579 gene encoding salivary glue protein Sgs-4: MRFVLLVALLVGLAALTPPCSTCTCHTNPPTCKTEPPACRTTPPTCRTEPPCTTVPPTCKTEPPTCKTKPPCTTVPPTCKTEPPTCKTKPPCTTVAPTCKTEPPCTTVAPTCKTEPPTCKTKPPCTTVPPTCKTKPPCTTVAPTCKTEPPCTTVPPTCKTEPPTCKTEPPPCPTTVPPQQPHGGKTTKCRSSRKTSRRSPSRCTKKIVHRHHHHHPATKSGSGCGSKNESGGEGIGCILKDLLTPKCPNSEPKPQVPCKSAPKCNPNPKPIATSKPKPKPSSKPCESSKKPGKSQPKPCATTKK; encoded by the exons ATGCGCTTTGTATTGTTGGTTGCGTTATTGGTCGGGTTGGCTGCACTTACCCCGCCATGTTCCACATGTACTTGCCATACCAATCCACCAACTTGCAAGACTGAGCCACCCGCTTGCAGGACTACGCCACCAACTTGCAGGACTGAGCCACCATGCACCACTGTGCCACCAACTTGCAAGACTGAGCCACCAACTTGCAAGACTAAGCCTCCATGCACCACTGTGCCACCAACTTGCAAGACTGAACCACCAACCTGCAAGACTAAGCCTCCATGCACCACTGTGGCACCAACTTGCAAGACTGAGCCACCATGCACCACTGTGGCACCAACTTGCAAGACTGAACCACCAACCTGCAAGACTAAGCCTCCATGCACCACTGTGCCACCAACTTGCAAGACTAAGCCTCCATGCACCACTGTGGCACCAACTTGCAAGACTGAGCCACCATGCACCACTGTGCCACCAACTTGCAAGACTGAGCCACCAACTTGCAAAACTGAGCCACCTCCATGCCCCACCACTGTGCCACCTCA GCAACCCCATGGTGGGAAGACAACCAAGTGTCGTTCGAGTAGGAAAACCAGCAGACGATCACCGTCCCGATGCACCAAAAAGATAGttcatcgtcatcatcatcatcatccggCAACGAAATCGGGATCGGGATGTGGATCGAAAAATGAATCGGGTGGTGAAGGAATCGGGTGTATTTTGAAGGACCTGCTAACACCAAAGTGCCCCAACTCAGAACCGAAGCCTCAAGTGCCGTGCAAGTCTGCACCCAAATGTAACCCCAATCCAAAACCAATAGCCACATCtaaaccaaagccaaagccaagcTCAAAGCCGTGTGAATCCTCCAAGAAGCCCGGAAAATCGCAGCCGAAACCATGTGCCACCACCAAGAAATAA
- the LOC120456113 gene encoding pre-intermoult gene 1 protein, producing the protein MKLTKLMLLFVCLGLFVTLAVSADTDLDSVADSDEDTTGSTATSTADSSATESSSASDDDTGSSSDVDDGSADDSDSDSGSDTDDDTATTAPVVKKKANKKKANNKKRASNNKKKASNNRKASNNNRKRRASSNNKKKTSNNNRRRNNNARRRG; encoded by the coding sequence ATGAAGTTGACAAAGTTAATGCTGCTCTTCGTGTGCCTGGGGCTTTTCGTAACCCTGGCGGTGAGTGCCGATACGGACTTGGATTCGGTCGCTGATTCCGATGAGGATACAACCGGATCCACAGCAACCTCAACCGCGGATTCCAGTGCCACGGAGAGTTCCAGTGCATCGGATGATGATACTGGCAGTAGCTCCGATGTGGACGATGGTTCCGCGGatgattccgattccgattccggaTCCGATACGGATGACGACACCGCTACTACAGCTCCAGTGGTAAAGAAGAAAGCCAATAAAAAGAAGGCCAACAACAAGAAACGTGctagcaacaacaagaagaaggccagcaacaacaggaaggccagcaacaacaatcgcaAAAGGAGGGCatccagcaacaacaaaaagaaaacatctAACAACAACAGGCGCAGGAACAACAACGCCAGGAGGCGCGGTTAG